In the Halococcus hamelinensis 100A6 genome, one interval contains:
- a CDS encoding presenilin family intramembrane aspartyl protease PSH, giving the protein MDQRKRLYAAGAMAVAVFVLIQLGAVALVGPFERAGYQAVENPTDPANSAVYIGAILVATAAMLAVIKLGIQWLLRGFVVFSSGLVSLYVFSVLAPPVSASLAGVTFNPLAVGGAVVLAIALLAYPEWYVIDAAGVVMGAGAAGIFGISFGLLPAILLLVALAVYDAISVYGTEHMLTLADGVMDLKLPVVLVIPLTLSYSFLDDSPTANADESVEADGGEGEGSETNPPPAAGDRDVFFVGLGDAVMPGVLVASAAFFAPARPLIPGFALSLPALTAMVGTVCGLVVLLRLVMKGRAHAGLPLLNGGAIAGYLVGAIASGIPVVTALGLGPYL; this is encoded by the coding sequence ATGGACCAGCGCAAGCGGCTGTACGCGGCGGGCGCGATGGCGGTCGCGGTCTTCGTGCTGATCCAGCTCGGGGCGGTGGCGCTGGTCGGCCCGTTCGAGCGCGCGGGCTACCAGGCCGTCGAGAACCCGACGGACCCCGCGAACAGCGCGGTCTACATCGGCGCGATCCTCGTCGCCACCGCCGCGATGCTCGCGGTGATCAAACTCGGTATCCAGTGGCTCCTCCGGGGGTTCGTGGTGTTCTCCAGCGGACTGGTCTCGCTCTACGTCTTCTCGGTGCTCGCGCCGCCCGTCTCGGCGAGCCTCGCGGGGGTGACCTTCAACCCGCTCGCGGTGGGCGGGGCGGTCGTGCTCGCGATCGCGCTGCTCGCCTATCCCGAGTGGTACGTCATCGACGCCGCCGGGGTGGTGATGGGCGCGGGTGCGGCGGGCATCTTCGGCATCAGTTTCGGGCTCCTGCCCGCGATACTCCTCCTGGTCGCCCTCGCGGTCTACGACGCCATCTCGGTCTACGGGACCGAGCACATGCTGACGCTCGCCGACGGCGTGATGGACCTCAAACTACCGGTCGTGCTCGTGATCCCGCTCACGCTCTCGTACTCGTTCCTCGACGATTCGCCGACGGCGAACGCGGACGAGAGCGTCGAAGCCGACGGCGGGGAGGGTGAGGGGAGCGAGACGAACCCACCGCCGGCAGCCGGCGACCGCGACGTGTTCTTCGTGGGGCTCGGCGACGCGGTGATGCCGGGCGTGCTGGTGGCGAGCGCCGCGTTCTTCGCGCCCGCTCGCCCCCTGATCCCGGGCTTCGCGCTCTCGCTACCTGCGCTCACCGCGATGGTCGGCACGGTCTGTGGCCTCGTGGTCCTGCTCCGATTGGTGATGAAGGGCCGTGCCCACGCCGGTCTGCCGCTGCTCAACGGCGGCGCGATCGCCGGCTACCTCGTGGGAGCGATCGCCTCGGGGATCCCGGTCGTGACCGCGCTCGGGCTCGGGCCGTATCTCTGA
- a CDS encoding HesB/IscA family protein, protein MSGMSTAGTADTATEIDVSALAAEQALDLLEGEGMDTDVAGLRLFVQQGGCAGLSYGMRFDGEPEEDDQIYEHHDLRIFVDPASMNYIGGSVLDFEGGLQGAGFHVENPNVVSECGCGESFRT, encoded by the coding sequence ATGAGTGGTATGAGCACGGCTGGAACCGCCGACACCGCGACCGAAATCGACGTCTCGGCGTTGGCCGCCGAACAGGCACTCGACCTCCTCGAAGGCGAGGGCATGGACACCGACGTCGCCGGGCTTCGGTTGTTCGTCCAGCAAGGCGGCTGTGCCGGTCTCTCCTACGGGATGCGCTTCGACGGCGAGCCCGAGGAGGACGACCAGATCTACGAACACCACGACCTCCGGATCTTCGTCGACCCCGCGAGCATGAACTACATCGGCGGCAGCGTCCTCGACTTCGAGGGCGGCCTCCAGGGCGCGGGCTTCCACGTCGAGAACCCCAACGTGGTGAGCGAGTGCGGCTGCGGCGAGTCGTTCCGAACCTAA
- a CDS encoding MBL fold metallo-hydrolase: MNRIQLGNAVFEGLNDVYVFGADADTTTLVDTGTAASETREALSTGLADLGVELADIDQILLTHWHEDHAGFASEIQDESDAVVRVHTADAPLVAGDTDAWEAMEGRQRALLDEWGVPEEPREELLGFLDGYDGLSGRARVESFEGGERFSTPEGDLEALHLPGHAAGLSGFVFEGADGRELLSGDALLPHYTPNVGGADVRVERPLAKYLDTLVRIIDGEFVRAWPGHRDVIEDPAGRARDIAAHHRERTENVLDVLREDGPADAWTVSSHLFGELSHIHILHGPGEAYAHLDHLSAHDVVESTDDGYRLVESDPDLDELFPDISE, translated from the coding sequence ATGAACCGGATCCAGCTCGGCAACGCGGTCTTCGAGGGGCTGAACGACGTCTACGTCTTCGGCGCGGACGCCGATACCACCACCCTCGTCGACACCGGGACCGCCGCGTCCGAAACCCGCGAGGCGCTTTCGACCGGTCTCGCCGACCTGGGGGTCGAGCTCGCCGACATCGACCAGATCCTCCTGACCCACTGGCACGAGGACCACGCGGGGTTCGCGAGCGAGATCCAGGACGAAAGCGACGCGGTCGTTCGGGTCCACACCGCCGACGCGCCGCTGGTCGCGGGCGATACCGACGCGTGGGAGGCGATGGAGGGTCGCCAGCGCGCGCTTCTCGACGAGTGGGGAGTGCCGGAGGAGCCGCGCGAGGAGCTTCTCGGTTTCCTCGACGGCTACGACGGGCTCTCGGGGCGGGCGAGGGTCGAGTCCTTCGAGGGCGGCGAGCGCTTTTCGACCCCCGAGGGCGACCTCGAAGCGCTCCACCTTCCGGGCCACGCCGCGGGGCTCTCGGGGTTCGTCTTCGAGGGCGCGGACGGTCGGGAACTCCTCTCGGGCGACGCGCTCTTGCCCCACTACACCCCGAACGTGGGTGGGGCGGACGTTCGTGTCGAGCGCCCGCTGGCGAAGTACCTCGACACCTTGGTGCGGATCATCGACGGGGAGTTCGTTCGGGCGTGGCCCGGTCACCGCGACGTCATCGAGGATCCCGCAGGCCGCGCCCGCGACATCGCCGCGCACCACCGCGAGCGCACCGAGAACGTGCTCGACGTGCTCCGGGAGGACGGCCCGGCGGACGCGTGGACGGTGAGCAGCCACTTGTTCGGCGAGCTCTCGCACATCCACATCCTCCACGGGCCGGGCGAGGCCTACGCGCACCTCGACCACCTCTCGGCCCACGATGTGGTCGAATCGACGGACGACGGCTACCGACTCGTCGAATCGGATCCCGACCTCGACGAGCTATTCCCGGACATTAGCGAGTGA
- a CDS encoding ornithine cyclodeaminase family protein, with product MTDDGTLFLTSEECAGLATPEEYVRAVREGYRQRGEGAPAAPRTKLTNEDPPGMLTGYTAILPETGAMGGYMYAAGFGDRDARFVQPVFDADSGALIALLDGASINPFKTGAAGAVGVDALARTDATTLAVIGSGAQARGQLRACATVRNFETVNVYSPTTENRETFAAEMNEHLDAAVAAVASSDAAVEGADVVITATSASEPVFDGELLEDGAHVTAMGQYHPEKHELDATTVERAKYVPDLRERVMNDAGSFINAVEEGVVSEDDVHAELGAVVAGEAPGRESDDEITVFDSGGTGIETVAAGYLVYEKAREEGLGTELAFAPGSQALTGE from the coding sequence ATGACCGACGACGGAACGCTGTTTCTGACCAGCGAGGAGTGCGCGGGGCTCGCGACGCCCGAGGAGTACGTCCGGGCCGTTCGCGAGGGCTACCGCCAGCGCGGCGAGGGCGCGCCGGCCGCGCCGCGAACGAAGCTCACGAACGAGGACCCGCCGGGGATGCTCACGGGCTACACCGCCATCCTGCCCGAGACGGGTGCGATGGGCGGCTACATGTACGCCGCGGGCTTCGGCGACCGCGACGCGCGGTTCGTCCAGCCGGTCTTCGACGCCGACTCCGGGGCCCTGATCGCCCTGCTCGACGGCGCGAGCATCAACCCGTTCAAGACCGGCGCGGCGGGCGCGGTCGGCGTCGACGCGCTCGCGCGAACGGACGCGACGACGCTCGCGGTCATCGGAAGCGGTGCCCAGGCTCGCGGCCAGCTCCGGGCCTGTGCCACCGTCCGGAACTTCGAGACGGTGAACGTCTACTCCCCGACCACGGAGAACAGGGAGACGTTCGCCGCCGAGATGAACGAACACCTCGACGCCGCGGTGGCCGCCGTCGCGTCGAGCGACGCCGCGGTCGAGGGTGCGGACGTGGTGATCACCGCGACGAGTGCATCCGAACCGGTCTTCGACGGCGAACTCCTCGAGGACGGCGCGCACGTCACCGCGATGGGCCAGTACCACCCCGAGAAACACGAACTCGACGCGACCACCGTCGAGCGCGCGAAGTACGTCCCCGACCTCCGCGAGCGGGTCATGAACGACGCCGGGTCGTTCATCAACGCCGTCGAGGAAGGCGTCGTGAGCGAGGACGACGTCCACGCCGAACTCGGCGCGGTCGTCGCGGGCGAGGCCCCCGGCCGCGAGTCCGACGACGAGATAACGGTCTTCGATTCGGGTGGCACCGGCATCGAGACCGTCGCGGCGGGCTATCTGGTCTACGAGAAGGCGCGTGAGGAGGGTCTCGGCACCGAACTCGCGTTCGCGCCGGGCAGCCAGGCCCTCACCGGCGAGTAG
- a CDS encoding ABC transporter substrate-binding protein, with amino-acid sequence MARDAADGSTRRRFLKTGVGVGLAGLFAGCSSGNDAGSNDTSGAGDGADATSATAGGSTAGKSTDGATSQGGATKGGGTTTGGSYSVSMAPVGSVTFDSVPRKWVPFTGDYADMGVALGRSDGLSAIGVAARYGSFYYDDLPGVSVDTSSLTELYQGDSVGKEVFYEIDADVHVVDPNFMVNRLGWSQGDVTEITNQVAPFFGNTTFTRVYDWHDYRYYTMEELLGKLGAVFDQRARAEAFTQLLDEVHSTVKGTLPNETPSVALLYPADVPPESFYPYLVGEGTTSKQWRTLEVEDALAANDVADAQAGGSAIDFETLLEIDPDVLAVRLQGEITDQYFRKNVVRPLENHEVASQLSAVQNDRVVYAGLTYQGPIIYLFQLERAAQGVYPDAFGGSQLFDRQRVADIVNGDG; translated from the coding sequence ATGGCACGCGACGCTGCCGACGGCTCGACGCGTCGCCGGTTCCTCAAGACCGGCGTCGGTGTCGGCCTCGCCGGGCTGTTCGCCGGTTGTTCGAGTGGAAACGACGCGGGGAGCAACGACACGAGCGGAGCGGGCGATGGGGCCGACGCGACGAGCGCGACGGCCGGGGGGTCGACCGCCGGGAAGTCGACGGACGGGGCCACGAGCCAGGGCGGAGCCACGAAGGGCGGCGGGACGACGACCGGCGGTTCGTACTCGGTCTCGATGGCACCGGTCGGGAGCGTCACGTTCGATTCCGTCCCGCGGAAGTGGGTCCCCTTCACCGGCGACTACGCCGACATGGGCGTCGCGCTCGGTCGGTCGGACGGGCTCTCGGCGATCGGCGTCGCCGCCCGGTACGGCTCGTTCTACTACGACGACCTCCCGGGGGTCTCGGTCGATACGAGCAGCCTCACCGAACTCTACCAGGGCGACAGCGTCGGCAAGGAGGTCTTCTACGAGATCGACGCCGACGTCCACGTCGTCGACCCAAACTTCATGGTCAACAGGCTGGGCTGGAGCCAGGGCGACGTCACGGAGATAACGAACCAGGTCGCACCTTTCTTCGGCAACACCACCTTCACCCGGGTCTACGACTGGCACGACTACCGCTACTACACGATGGAGGAGCTGCTGGGGAAGCTCGGCGCGGTGTTCGACCAGCGGGCACGCGCCGAGGCGTTCACCCAGCTTCTCGACGAGGTGCATTCCACAGTTAAGGGGACCCTCCCGAACGAGACGCCCTCGGTCGCGCTGCTCTATCCCGCCGACGTCCCGCCCGAGTCGTTCTACCCCTACCTCGTTGGCGAGGGGACGACCTCGAAGCAGTGGCGGACCCTCGAGGTCGAGGACGCGCTGGCGGCGAACGACGTGGCCGACGCCCAAGCGGGCGGGAGCGCGATCGACTTCGAGACGCTGCTCGAGATCGACCCCGACGTGCTCGCGGTGCGCCTCCAGGGCGAGATCACCGACCAGTACTTCCGGAAGAACGTCGTCCGGCCCCTCGAGAACCACGAGGTGGCCTCACAGCTCAGCGCGGTGCAAAACGACCGGGTGGTCTACGCCGGCCTGACCTACCAGGGCCCGATCATCTACCTCTTCCAGCTCGAACGCGCGGCCCAAGGGGTCTACCCCGACGCGTTCGGCGGCAGCCAGCTCTTCGACCGCCAGCGCGTCGCGGACATCGTGAACGGGGACGGATGA
- a CDS encoding diacylglycerol/lipid kinase family protein codes for MTRSSGHEPTDGPPGPDAKRRVIVNPNSGAGDHLPTVHRLADHWGYSVAETAAAGDAIDLAREAAADGVDVLAACGGDGTVHEVLCGLVDADALGGVRFGVVPVGTANIFADDIGVRGIEHGFELLEDGEVRRIDLGLADGVPFVKSCIAGLTADTSAATTSDLKARFGPLAFVITGVQQAREFDALDIEVDAVTEGETRTWSGEALCVLVGNARRFAKQFGQANVEDGLFDVTLIERMPAGEAVAEAIVQQLLRRDTEHVTQLRAERLAIESRSSAIDFSLDGEIYTRNRLDLRVRSEALSVCVGTDYEPDPTMQAEKDSFGRYL; via the coding sequence ATGACGCGTTCATCGGGCCACGAACCGACCGACGGACCACCCGGTCCGGACGCGAAGCGACGGGTCATCGTGAACCCGAACAGCGGGGCGGGCGACCACCTGCCGACGGTCCACCGGCTCGCCGACCACTGGGGCTACTCGGTCGCCGAGACGGCGGCGGCGGGCGACGCGATCGACCTCGCGCGCGAGGCCGCCGCCGACGGCGTGGACGTGCTCGCGGCCTGTGGCGGCGACGGCACGGTCCACGAAGTCCTCTGCGGGCTCGTCGACGCCGACGCGCTCGGTGGGGTTCGGTTCGGAGTGGTTCCCGTGGGGACGGCGAACATCTTCGCGGACGACATCGGGGTTCGCGGGATCGAACACGGCTTCGAACTCCTCGAGGACGGCGAGGTTCGCCGGATAGACCTCGGGCTCGCCGACGGCGTGCCGTTCGTGAAATCGTGTATCGCGGGACTCACTGCCGACACCAGCGCGGCCACGACGTCGGACCTGAAGGCCCGGTTCGGACCGCTCGCGTTCGTCATCACCGGCGTCCAACAGGCCCGCGAGTTCGACGCGCTCGACATCGAGGTCGACGCCGTCACCGAGGGGGAAACACGGACTTGGTCGGGCGAGGCGCTCTGCGTACTCGTCGGGAACGCCCGGCGGTTCGCAAAGCAGTTCGGCCAGGCGAACGTCGAGGACGGGCTGTTCGACGTCACCCTCATCGAGCGAATGCCCGCGGGCGAGGCGGTCGCCGAAGCCATCGTTCAGCAGCTCCTCCGCCGGGACACCGAGCACGTCACACAGCTCCGGGCCGAACGCCTCGCGATCGAGAGCCGATCGAGCGCGATCGACTTCAGCCTCGACGGCGAGATCTACACCCGGAACCGTCTCGACCTCCGGGTTCGGTCGGAGGCGCTCTCGGTCTGTGTCGGCACCGACTACGAACCCGACCCGACGATGCAGGCCGAGAAAGACTCGTTCGGTCGATACCTATAA
- a CDS encoding class I SAM-dependent methyltransferase: protein MQPPGDVARFDRFARYYERLMPASDVGPIQAGLVLADRELHRVLDVGGGTGRAVRALGIPERVVVDAAPGMLAEARRRGLGCVLGDAARLPVADASVDAVLIVDALHHVADRTGALAEAERVLRPGGVLVCREFDRSTLPGLLLATGERLVGFDSEFFTPDELAFAVERVGLDAAIPVRGFGFTVAGVKR, encoded by the coding sequence ATGCAGCCGCCGGGCGACGTCGCGCGATTCGATCGGTTCGCGCGCTACTACGAGCGACTCATGCCCGCAAGCGACGTCGGCCCGATACAGGCGGGGCTCGTGCTCGCCGACCGCGAGCTCCACCGCGTGCTCGACGTCGGCGGCGGAACGGGCCGGGCGGTGCGCGCGCTCGGCATCCCGGAGCGGGTCGTGGTCGATGCCGCTCCCGGGATGCTCGCCGAGGCACGCCGACGGGGGCTGGGCTGTGTTCTCGGGGATGCGGCACGACTCCCCGTCGCCGACGCCAGCGTCGACGCGGTCCTGATCGTGGACGCGCTCCATCACGTCGCCGACCGGACGGGCGCGCTCGCGGAGGCCGAACGCGTCCTCCGACCGGGTGGGGTGCTCGTCTGTCGCGAGTTCGACCGCTCGACCCTCCCCGGGCTCCTGCTCGCGACGGGCGAACGCCTCGTGGGCTTCGACTCCGAGTTCTTCACCCCCGACGAGCTCGCGTTCGCGGTCGAGCGCGTCGGACTCGACGCCGCGATCCCGGTTCGCGGCTTCGGCTTCACCGTCGCCGGCGTCAAGCGCTGA
- a CDS encoding SDR family NAD(P)-dependent oxidoreductase, whose translation MVENETAIVTGSSRGIGKQVAKTLAADGANVVVCSRSVEDSEAVAEGIEADGGSALAVEVDVSEKESVERLVERTVEAFGRVDTLVNNAGINIRGPAEEMAPEDWQKVMDVNLTGPFYCAQAVGKRLIEQGDGGDIVNISSMMGEMGQQDRTPYNTSKGGINNLTRCLAVEWAEHDIYVNALAPGYIMTDMAAEAQEEADFTEQDVRDRTPLDRFGTPEEIANCVSFLASHDHYMTGEVLHADGGWTAFGWGAKDR comes from the coding sequence ATGGTCGAAAACGAGACGGCAATCGTCACGGGATCGAGCAGGGGTATCGGGAAACAGGTCGCGAAGACGCTCGCGGCGGACGGCGCGAACGTCGTGGTCTGCTCGCGGTCGGTCGAGGACTCGGAAGCGGTCGCCGAGGGGATCGAGGCGGACGGCGGGTCGGCGCTCGCGGTCGAGGTCGACGTGAGCGAGAAGGAATCGGTCGAGCGGCTGGTCGAGCGGACCGTCGAGGCGTTCGGCCGGGTCGACACCCTCGTGAACAACGCGGGGATCAACATTCGCGGGCCCGCCGAGGAGATGGCCCCCGAAGACTGGCAAAAGGTCATGGACGTGAACCTTACTGGCCCCTTCTACTGTGCCCAGGCTGTCGGCAAGCGACTGATCGAACAGGGCGACGGCGGCGACATCGTGAACATTTCGAGCATGATGGGCGAGATGGGCCAGCAGGACCGGACGCCGTACAACACCTCGAAGGGCGGCATCAACAACCTCACGCGGTGTCTCGCCGTCGAGTGGGCCGAACACGACATCTACGTCAACGCGCTCGCGCCGGGCTACATCATGACCGACATGGCCGCCGAGGCCCAAGAGGAAGCGGACTTCACCGAACAGGACGTTCGGGATCGGACGCCGCTGGACCGGTTCGGCACCCCAGAAGAGATCGCGAACTGTGTTTCGTTCCTCGCCTCGCACGACCACTACATGACTGGGGAAGTGCTCCACGCCGACGGCGGCTGGACCGCGTTCGGCTGGGGCGCGAAGGACAGGTAG
- a CDS encoding GNAT family N-acetyltransferase has product MEYAVRGWPEDGPTLDLDYREFAYAGKFVMSSTGKAVVREGDGIVGAVAFNEDRTDSTTLWLRYITVRADRRGEGLGARLAAFAAERALARGYDRLRIAVNNPFAYEALHKAGFGYTGRETGLAELVLERPGERSRAAYQSGLDVYRARDLSDDEAAFLASRADRGPPAVLDPPT; this is encoded by the coding sequence ATGGAGTACGCGGTCCGTGGCTGGCCCGAGGACGGGCCGACGCTCGACCTCGACTACCGGGAGTTCGCGTACGCCGGGAAGTTCGTGATGTCCTCGACTGGGAAGGCGGTCGTGCGCGAGGGGGACGGGATCGTTGGAGCGGTCGCGTTCAACGAGGACCGCACCGACTCGACCACCCTCTGGCTCCGGTACATCACCGTGCGAGCCGACCGTCGTGGCGAGGGACTGGGCGCGCGCCTCGCGGCGTTCGCCGCCGAGCGGGCGCTCGCGCGCGGCTACGACCGCCTCCGGATCGCGGTCAACAACCCGTTCGCCTACGAGGCGCTCCACAAGGCCGGTTTCGGCTACACCGGTCGGGAGACCGGCCTCGCCGAACTCGTGCTCGAACGGCCGGGCGAGCGCTCGCGCGCGGCCTACCAGTCGGGGCTCGACGTCTACCGCGCCCGCGACCTCTCCGACGACGAGGCCGCGTTTCTGGCGTCACGAGCCGACCGCGGCCCGCCGGCGGTGCTCGACCCACCCACGTAG
- the hisD gene encoding histidinol dehydrogenase: MDVRAVADLSPDERRAVFERDAGIDDIEGDVAEIVERVRTEGDVALREFAEEFDDTTVGSLDVTDATDRAYDEIDEGLRDAIEDAAGNIREFHERQVPDDWREDFDGRELGRRYRPIDRVGAYVPGGAAAYPSSALMTVIPAKVAGVETVAVATPPADELNPATLAALHVAGADEVYQVGGAQAVAALAYGTESVSRVQKVVGPGNRWVTAAKAAVRNDCAIDFLAGPSEVCVLADETADPEFVAADLIAQAEHDANASAVAVTADEELAKRVARAVESGIEGERAETIREALESDASGVFLARSMPEAVLFCEEYAAEHLSIQADDDEALLDRIDSAGSAFLGPYSPVAAGDYAAGPNHVLPTGGGARITGGLSVETFLRSTTVQRLSADSLDDIGDTVETLARAEGLDAHAESVAVRLREREPGEDDERLRE; this comes from the coding sequence ATGGACGTGAGAGCCGTCGCCGACCTCTCGCCCGACGAGCGCCGCGCGGTGTTCGAGCGCGACGCGGGGATCGACGACATCGAGGGCGACGTGGCCGAGATCGTCGAGCGGGTTCGCACGGAGGGTGACGTCGCGCTCCGGGAGTTCGCCGAGGAGTTCGACGACACGACCGTGGGCTCGCTCGACGTGACCGACGCGACCGATCGCGCGTACGACGAGATCGATGAGGGTCTGCGAGACGCCATCGAGGATGCTGCCGGAAATATTCGCGAGTTCCACGAGCGCCAGGTCCCCGACGACTGGCGCGAGGACTTCGATGGCCGAGAACTCGGGCGGCGATATCGGCCGATAGACCGGGTGGGCGCGTACGTTCCGGGCGGGGCGGCGGCCTACCCCTCCAGTGCGCTGATGACGGTGATTCCAGCAAAAGTCGCGGGCGTCGAGACGGTCGCGGTGGCGACGCCGCCCGCCGACGAGCTCAACCCCGCGACGCTCGCGGCGCTCCACGTCGCCGGCGCGGACGAGGTCTACCAAGTGGGTGGCGCGCAGGCGGTGGCGGCGCTGGCGTACGGGACGGAATCGGTCTCACGGGTCCAGAAGGTCGTCGGGCCGGGGAATCGCTGGGTGACGGCGGCGAAGGCCGCGGTGCGAAACGACTGCGCGATCGACTTCCTCGCGGGGCCGAGCGAGGTCTGCGTGCTGGCCGACGAGACGGCGGACCCGGAGTTCGTGGCGGCGGACCTGATCGCCCAGGCCGAACACGACGCGAACGCGTCCGCCGTGGCGGTGACGGCCGACGAGGAGCTCGCGAAGCGGGTCGCGAGGGCGGTCGAATCCGGAATCGAGGGCGAGCGCGCGGAGACGATCCGCGAGGCGCTCGAAAGCGACGCCAGTGGGGTGTTCCTCGCGCGCTCGATGCCGGAGGCGGTGCTGTTCTGTGAGGAGTACGCTGCCGAGCACCTCTCGATCCAGGCCGACGACGACGAGGCGCTGCTCGACCGGATCGATAGTGCGGGAAGCGCGTTTTTGGGTCCGTACTCGCCCGTGGCGGCCGGCGATTACGCCGCCGGACCGAACCACGTGCTGCCCACCGGCGGTGGCGCACGAATCACGGGCGGGCTGTCCGTCGAGACGTTCCTGCGCTCGACGACGGTGCAGCGGCTCTCGGCCGATTCCCTCGACGACATCGGTGACACCGTCGAGACGCTCGCGCGGGCCGAGGGGCTGGACGCCCACGCCGAAAGCGTCGCCGTCAGGCTCCGCGAGCGCGAACCGGGGGAAGACGACGAGCGACTTCGGGAGTGA
- a CDS encoding alpha/beta hydrolase has product MGETHLLLAGDPDAKPLLVPQGGNVTTPVTLAWVEALANEYRLLAPDTPGQPRKTTARAADYGRWLVALLDALGVEAVPAVGISHGAGVLLEAPDRFESVSLVVPAGFGVEPPAGLARVGVPSLAYRFLPRCWLLDRALGSLATELPASLPPVVRDTIAADDPFFPARTIGPRIRTTFPECREGLTLPDERHLLGPTGRSRTRRTRRAFLGSESPA; this is encoded by the coding sequence GTGGGCGAAACTCACCTGCTACTCGCCGGTGACCCCGACGCGAAACCGCTGCTCGTCCCCCAGGGTGGGAACGTCACGACCCCGGTCACGCTCGCGTGGGTCGAGGCACTCGCGAACGAGTACCGGCTTCTCGCACCCGACACGCCCGGACAGCCGAGAAAGACGACGGCCCGAGCGGCGGACTACGGCCGGTGGCTCGTGGCACTCCTCGATGCGCTCGGGGTCGAGGCGGTTCCGGCGGTCGGCATCTCCCACGGTGCGGGGGTGCTCCTCGAAGCCCCCGACCGGTTCGAGTCGGTCTCGCTGGTCGTTCCGGCGGGCTTCGGCGTCGAACCGCCAGCCGGACTGGCGCGGGTTGGGGTCCCGTCGCTCGCCTACCGCTTCCTGCCGCGGTGCTGGCTGCTCGACCGCGCGCTCGGATCGCTGGCGACCGAACTGCCCGCGTCGCTCCCGCCAGTCGTCCGCGACACCATCGCGGCCGACGACCCGTTCTTCCCGGCTCGAACGATCGGTCCCCGAATCCGGACGACCTTCCCGGAGTGCCGGGAGGGCCTCACCCTCCCCGACGAACGGCACCTCCTCGGCCCGACGGGGCGTTCGCGGACGCGCCGCACACGCCGTGCGTTCCTCGGTTCGGAATCGCCGGCGTGA
- a CDS encoding DUF3054 domain-containing protein translates to MPLALLARPMSNAVGSLGGRIDVSGTTLGLAVGDLVLIGLFVVAGELQHGYSLTAQPGRIVGTALPFVIGWVVASVLAGVYTSTVYRVPRSAAVRTALAWVGAALVGQALRATALFHGDFALAFVLVSLGVGLVLLVPWRVAVAALAGRF, encoded by the coding sequence ATGCCCCTCGCGCTCCTCGCCCGACCCATGAGCAACGCCGTCGGTTCCCTCGGCGGTCGTATCGACGTCTCGGGGACGACCCTCGGGCTCGCGGTCGGCGACCTCGTCCTGATCGGCCTGTTCGTCGTCGCGGGAGAACTCCAGCACGGCTACAGCCTCACCGCCCAGCCCGGCCGGATCGTGGGCACCGCGCTCCCGTTCGTCATCGGCTGGGTCGTCGCGTCGGTGCTCGCGGGCGTCTACACCTCCACGGTGTATCGTGTCCCCCGCTCGGCCGCCGTCCGCACGGCCCTCGCATGGGTCGGCGCGGCGCTCGTCGGTCAGGCGCTCCGCGCGACCGCCCTCTTCCACGGGGACTTCGCGCTCGCGTTCGTCCTCGTCTCGCTCGGCGTCGGACTCGTCCTCCTGGTCCCGTGGCGCGTCGCCGTCGCCGCGCTCGCCGGTCGCTTCTGA